The Mesorhizobium sp. M3A.F.Ca.ET.080.04.2.1 genome contains the following window.
AAAGTTCTGAATAGCGCCATGAGCAAGGCCGAGCCGGATGGCGCCTTGCGGCGTCGCGGCGCTGTTCATCCACTCGGTAAGGTCGCGACCGGGTCTGCGGGTGGTGCAAGGTGCAGGCAGCAGCGCCACGTCCGCGCCAATGGTCAGGGTTTCGGGCCGCGTCGCCAGCAGGACATTGTCCGGCACAACGCTGTCCGCTGCACTCCACAATTGATCAGCCAACAGGGAATCATGGTTGCCAGGCAGCAATATCCAGCGCAGAGGCGCGCTCTGGCTCATCTCGGCCATGGCCTGCCGCAACATCGCTGGAGTGGGCGTTTCGGTATCGAACGTATCGCCGGCCAGAAGTATGGTGGATGCACCATGGACGCGTGCCTGCTCTGCCAGCCGGCTGATCGCGCCATGGCGCGCTTCACGGAGCCGCCCGCGCAGATCCTCTGGCATGTTGCCGAACCGCTTGCCGATATGAAGATCGGAGCTGTGGATGAATCGAAACATGGAGTCTCCGAGACTATGTCGATGCCAGGTTGCGCTGGGCGCGATCGATGGCTTCATCCAGCCGGGAGCGTGAAATCGCCGCAAGTCGCTCGACACCGAGCAGACGTGCAAGGTCGAGAGCGGGGTCGGACTGTTCCAGAATGTCCTCGTTCGCAACGACGACAGCGGCCAGCTCGGCGATTGGAATGTCGGCAATGGACCGGCGGGCATCGGCATCGAACGGCATGCGATAATCAAGCAGGTCGACCACCGTCCCTCTCTTCCATAGGAAGCTGCCGCTGGATTCTTCAGTTCTATCGAACTCGCGCAGATGCAGGTCGATCCGCTCCCGAATCTTGTTGCCCGTTCTGAGCCAGCCATGCGCCCGTGCGATGCGCTGCGCAAGGACGTCATCTCGCAGAGGTCCTTCCTGCTCGATCACCGCGTCGACCATGGACCGCAGCGTGCCTCGGTAGACGAAGTCATAAAACTGATCCGGGCTGGTGGAAAATCCGGTTAGATCAGTCAGGCGATAACGGCCGCCCGTCGGTACGGTATCATGCGTCGAATGCGCGGCCGCAGGCAAAATTCCTGCAGATGCCGATGGGCGCTCTCCCGTCGCGAGGGGAGCGGCGACAAGTTCTGGCTCTGATTTTATCGACGGATGTTCCGGTTCGCCGGCCGATGCTAGGTCTTCGGCTGGCAATGGGTCCATGGGGTCGACCTTATGTCCCATGTCCCAATGGATCGCGGCTTCACTTTCCTGTTGTTCAGCCTGTTTGCGACGGCTTTCCTCGAGCAGCGCGGCCAGGCTGGCATGAAGCCTCTCGGTGCAACCTTCGAGATCAAACCACCAATCGGTTGACCATACCCGGACAATGTTCCACCCGAGGCCGCGCAGGACCTGCTCGCGGACCTTGTCTCGATCTCGCGCCGTGGCAGAACTGTGATAGGTCGCGCCGTCGCATTCGACCCCAGCCAGATAGGCGCCGGCGAGATCGGGATGCCGGATCCCTATATCCACTCGAAAGCCCGAAATGCCGACTTGAGGAACGATGGTCCATCCGCGCTTCTCAAGCTCGGCAGCGACGGCCTCCTCGAAAGGGGATTCCAGGGCTCCGACCGATCCGCGTTCCTGCGCTGGCAATGCCACAGCGCCGCGTTCGGCAAAATCGAGAAAGGCTTTGAGATGCTGTACGCCGATCGCTTTGGTTCGGTTGGGGTCGATCTGGTCGGCGGCAAAACCTGAAAATACGATCAGTTCCTGCCGCGCACGCGTCACCGCGACATTCAGCCGGCGTTCGCCGCCGTCCCGATTCAGCGCGCCGAAATCCATGCTGCGCTTGCCGGCATTATCTTGCGAAAAGGTGATCGAAAACAGGATTATGTCACGCTCGTCCCCTTGGACATTTTCCAGATTCTTGACGATGGCGGGCTCAATACGCTCGTCGGCAAAGAACCATTCAAGCTCCGGCTCTGTCTGGCGTGCCTTGTCGAAAAGGTCGAGGATGAGCGACTGCTGTTGCGCGTTGAAAGTGATGACTCCGAGCGTGGGTCGGTCCTTTTCCGGTAGGGCCAGCCAACGCCGCATCCTGCTGACCGCCTCGTCGGTTACCGCTTGGGCTTCGATTCGATTGGTGCGGCTTTTGCCACGGTCATAGATGCCGGTCGTGATTTTTCGCAGCTGAACTGCCCGATCTTCCACCGTTGGCGAAGGGAATGTGATGAGCCGGTTCTGATAGTAGTGATGGTTGGAAAAGGCGATCAGCGACTCATTGCGGCTACGATAATGCCAGCGCAGGTCACGTACCGGGATGCCGGCCGCTTTGGCTTCGTCGAGAATGCTCTCAAGATCCTTTTCGTGTTCGACGACTTCCTCGTCCTCCTCGTTGCGGCCAAAGAAATTGGTGGGCGGCAACTGCTTGGGATCGCCTACGATTATGGTTTGATGGGCTCGCGCGATGGCACCGACGGCGTCCCAGGTGGTGATCTGCGATGCTTCGTCGAAAATCACCACGTCGAACAGGGCTTGGTCGGGCGGTAGATATTGAGCGATTGAAAGAGGGGACATCAGCATGCACGGCGCGAGCTTGGCAAAGCTCGTCGGCATCGCGCCAATCATCTCGCGGATTGACCGGCTGGGCCGCTGCAATTCCATCTGATGGCGCAACAGGCCCAACTCGGAATTGCGCGGGACGCCTTGCACAGCCGGCAAACCATGAGCGATGGCACTGATGACGCGAAGGCTTGCTTGAGCGCGGACAAGATCGTCGATTTCCCGGAAATCTTCGATGGCGTGCTCGTGCTGGAAGCGACGGAAATTCCGCAGCACCGGATCGGCATCCAGCGTGGCCGGCAGCCACCAGCGTACATAGGCCAGGCGGAACGCGGATTGAGCTTCAGCTGGTCGCACTAGACCCGCCTCGATATCGTCGACCAACGCTCCCAGATTGTGACTGACAGCCCTGCGACGAATGCCGCACCACGAAGTCCAGTCCCGGAGAAGATGACGGGCGTCGAGCAAGTCTCCCATCGCAGTCGTCAATTCGGTCAGCGGGTTATCATGTTCTGCCCAAGAAGGCGTCTTTCCAGCAGGGATCGCAAATTGGGTCTTGGCAGCCTCGAATGCTGCAGAAGCCGCAAGGAAGCGGGCTGCCCCATAGCGCATCGTGCTATCTGCTGCACCGCTTCGCAGGCTCGGGGCGGTTGCTTGCAGGAGCGCTTTGAAATCCTCCGTGCCGAGGCCGGGCAGGCGTAGCGTCTGTCGAAGCCTTTCGGCCATCGAGAGTATCTGATCGATACGGTGGGTGTCGGTATCAAGTGCGGCAAATCCGATCGGCTTCCCAGATAGGATGTTGGCTTCGACAGTGGCCCGGCGGTCCTGCATCAGGCGCAACAGCAGCAAGTCGTGCTGAGGATCGGCTACCCCCTCTGTGACATAGCCTTGAAGCAGCTTCTGGACTTTGCGTTTGCCCAACTGACTGTTTGGCCAGAATGCAGAAGCGGCCTGCTGCCATTGCTGCTCTATGTCCTCCACCCGTATGCGCGCAACGGCAGCCTCGTCATAGCGGGCCGACAGGTCCTTGCGAGACTTGCGATAGTCTCCGATTGCCTCATTGAGAGTGGCGAGGGCTCCCCGCAACTGGGCGAAATCTCGATCAAAGACAATGCTGACGTCATAGCCGGCACTGTCCTGGAGTGCCGCTGCTAGTTTTCGCAGCGCTTCGAGCTCCGCTTTTGACGCGTCGCCTTTGGCGCGCAGGCCGATGCTCACCAGGAAGGCGTCGAGTGCGGTCGCTAGAACCTCGGACGCATTCTTGAGGGTCTTTGCCCCTTCGAGCAAATTGTCCTGCCAGCCTGACGTCCACTCGGTGACATCTATAAGACGCAAGACCGACCGCATCTCCACCGACTGAAATGCGAGACCTGTTTCGGCGGCAATATGCTCCAGCGCCAGCCGGTTTGCCTCGTCATGGGAATCGCGCGATGGCCAGGACAATCTCGGAGCGTGCTGCCGCTTGTTCTTGAGAGCGATGCCGAGCGCCAGATAAGGCGTCAGACCATTGACATGGTGCCGATGCAGCGCTTCGACATAGGCATTCAGTTCGTCGCGACGGACGCGAAGCCGCTCGTTGATCGCAATCCACTCCGCTGCGTCCACGCGCACGCCGCTTTCCCAGCTGATCCTGAGCTGGGTGAGAAAGTTGCGTCGGTCCGCCTTGCTGGAATGGAGTTCGAGACAATGCGCGCCCAGGCCATGTTCGCGCAGGCGGCGATACACCACATCGAGCGCCGCCGTCTTCTCGGCCACAAACAGCACGGTTTTGCCAACTGAAAGACAGTTGGCAATCATGTTGGCAATGGTCTGGCTCTTGCCAGTGCCGGGAGGACCGATGATGACAAAATCGCGACCCTCAGCGGCGGCAAGACTTGCGGCGGTCTGTGAGGAGTCGGCCGGCAGCAGCAAAACCATGTCGGACGGGGCATAGTGCCGGTCGAGTTCGCGCTCGTCGCGGAATGATGCGCCATTGCCCTCGAAAGCTATCTCCGGCGTGTCGATCAGATGGCGCACGACACGGTTTTCGCGCAGCGCATCGGTACGCTCGACCAGATCCTTCCACATGAGAAACTTGGCGAAGGAAAAGGTCGACAGCGCCGTCTCGTCCACCACCTCCATGCCGGGGACGTCGCGCACTGCCTGGCGCATAAGACCGAGCAGCCTCGGCACATCAACGCCGCTTTCGTCCTCGGGCAGCTCACCGGAAAACTGTGGCAGTTTGAGCTCGAAGTCGCGTTCGAGAAACTGCAACAAGGTTGCGTTGAATCGCGGTTCATCTTCATGGAAGCGCAAGGTAAAATGCGATGTTGCGCTGCGGCGCTCGATTTTGACCGGTACGAGCAGCAATGGCGCGCGATAGCTGCGCTCGTCCTCGGCCTTCTTCTTCCAGCGCAGGAAGCCGACCGCCAGGAAGAGCGTATTCGCGCCGCCCTCGGCAAAATCGTTGCGCACTTGCCGGTAAAGATCGATCAGCCGGGATTCCAATTGACGCCCATCGAGCGTCGACGGGAGCTCGTCGCGCAGAAGCGCTTCCGCGGCAAAGCCACGCTGGAGGTCACGTCCGTGCACCTCGCGATAGAGGACAGCATCCCGCTCGCCCAGTGGATTCTGTTCGGGGAGCGAAATCAGCCGGATCGAAGCGCCTGCCATCAGACGGTCCTCGAGGTAGCCGACGTCAGTACAAAGAAACGGAATTGTCTTCTTGGAGTCCGGAAAATTGAGCAGGCGGTTCCGCAGTGTCAAATCGAGGAGCTTTTTCTGCCAGCGGTCGATCCGTCCGGCCGCTGTCGTCGGCTTTACCTCGACGATCTCGACCGGCAGGGCTACCACGGCCGGTGCGGCTGGCAACGGCAACGCGATTTCGGTTGCCGCCTCTGCATCCACGCTGCGGCGCGTCGGTTCGTGCGAAGCAAGCGGTGTGATGCCGCCGCTGCGCGAGCGGCGTATATCGATGGCTGCGACAAAGGTGGCTACCTGCGTTTCGTCGAGCCGCTGTTCGATTGCGTGTTGGGCAGCCTCCAACGTCATCGCCGGCCGATGCGTCACGCCTGTCGTCTCAAACACGATGAGTTCGCGCGATGCCAGCGCCTTGCGGACCTCCATGGCATCGGGTTCAATGGCGTTGGCGAGCGTCCTTTGTGTCATCCAGACGCCGACGGCCGCGTGTCCCTGAAACATCAAAACGACGGGATGCAAGCCCGTCGCCTCCAGGGCGGACGCGAATAACAGACTGGTATCGAGACAGGTTGCCAGCTTTTCTGCCGTAATAATTGAGGGACGTCGAATTTTTTGGCCGCGGCTTTCGAAGCTCGCAGGTGGCTCTGCATAATGCAGCGATAGGCCAGCAATGGCCGAATAAATTGCGGCCGCCAGCATGAATGCGCGTTGCGGATTGCCGCTTTGATAGCCATCGAGGCTGGAAGGATGACCATGCGCTGCGAGCAGCTCCGCTGCGGAACGCAGCAGTCCTGCGATCGCCGGGTCGTTCGGCATGACGAATGCGGCGAGCAATTGCGCCATATCGACGACGCCACCCCATTCGTCGCGGGCAAGCAGGCGCACCGCAACGCGCTGCTCGGCCAGCACTGCGCCTCCTGAGGTTAGGCGCAACGTTATCTCCCCGCGCTCAGCCTCGTTGAGACCGGCCAGATAGCCGGCGTCGAGATCGATTTTTCGATCGCTTAAGGGAAGCCGGTCGCCAGCAACGATCCGATCAATTGTCCAGCTTTTGGCGCGCAAAAAAGGGGGGTTCGATGTCAGCTCGAGAGTGCATTTTTCGAAACCCTGCTGGGTCGGGTTGTTGAGCGCGATAGACCGGATCACCGGAATAGCATTTTGGAAGGACGCATATGTAAAGCTGGCGGCGATGTCCGCCACGACTTCTATTACGGGCGCGGCTGATATACCGGCAGCATCGCCAGTCTCCGAACTCGTTTCCATACCCCATCCCCTATTTTCATTTACGATAGAACTTTGCCGCCAGAATTTGAAAGTAAATTCTCGGTATGGTCGCCGCTTATGTCCAGCAGCATAGATTTCTAAAAGTGTTACCGCCCAGATAACGGTCGAAATGGAGACAGGCGATAATCGGTCGTCACGATTGGAGGGGATCCAAAAGTCGCGGAAATCGGAGCGCCGGCGCACGCTGCTGAAACCCAAGACGGGCAGGACGTCATCCGCAAATGTGTGGCGGTCCGGGCGCCATGGACCAAGCGTTGCGCGCCTATCGCGAGCGCTGTCGTGGCGCCTATCGCGGACTCGGACCCAGCCCGACAGTGACGGCGAACCTCGATCGGCCTATCGGTGAGGCGGTCGAATTCCGCCCATAGACTATCGAAAGGCACGCACTTCCAGCTCTATCTCCTCGTACGCGTTGCCGGCTACCTAAATTCGTGCGCGCGGTCCAATGCCTTTGATTGCTGATGTCGTTGTGGAGACGTTTGATCGCTGAAGCATTTGTTTGCTGACCTAGCGGCGCGGGGGGAGGTCATTTATTGGGTACATCTCCAGCACTCTATGTGCGATCGCGAGGAAAATTTGTCCAGACAAGCGAATTCATCGAATCTGGACTAATCAATAAGTATAATGATGGTAAGATTCGGGGGGCAGGAATGGCCGAGGTTGGACTTTTGGAATGGGCGGATAAGCAGCCCGACTGGATTAGGGATGCCTTAAGAAGACACGCCGCGCGGCCGGGCTTCAACCTCGAGCAGGAGGATAAGGCCGGTGTAACAGCTCGGGTCCGCCACGTCGGTGGATTTACCGCTGATCTGCCCGAATGCTCTCCGCTCTCGGCGGAGCATTTGAGGGCCAACAGTTCGAACGAGCCGCGCGCGGTGCTTTGCTCACTCGGCCCCGTCAAGCATTTGAACCGCCTCGCCGAAGAGCAGCAACTGCGTTTCGCCACCGATGGCATCACCATTATCTACGGCGACAATGGAAGCGGAAAGAGCGGCTATTGCCGGATCGCGAAGAAGCTTTGCCGTAGTCTGACGGCGGATGATCTTCTTGGCAACGTGTTCGAGATCGGCACCAAACCGCCAGCCGAAGTGCTTGTCCGGTTTCTCGAAGAGGGTGCTACGGAACCGACCCCCATAACCTGGAAGGACGGAACGCTGCCCCCCGCGTCAATTGCACGGATCTCCGTTTTCGACTCCGCGAACGCTCGCCTCTACGTCGATAAGCAAAACCGTATCGGTTTTCTGCCCGCAGCCATCGCGCTTCTCGAAAGCCATGGACGTCACCGCACCGAGCTCGAAGCCGACTTCCGGGAAGAAATCAAAGCGATCGAAAAGAACCTAAAGACACCATTGCCGAGTGGGTACACAGCTGCCGGCGCGGTCGTAAAGCTGCTGGCTCGTCTCGAAATCAAGTCAAAGGACGTGATGCCTTCCGCAGCCGAAATCAAAAACCTCGCTGCCCTCTCAGAGCAGGACATGGCTGATCTCGCTGGCCTCGAACAGGCTCTGGCAAGCGACCCTTCAACGATGGCGACAAAGCGTCGGCGTGCCAAGGCGGCCTTGGAAAAACTGCTGACTGCATCTGAACAGATCGACGCGGCTCTCTCAGCGGCGGCCCTCGAGATTTATCGCAATCTATATGCAACAGCCGATTCTACAGCGCAGGCTGCACAACTTGCCGCCTCAGGAGCGTTCGCGACTATGCCGTTGAGCGGCGTTGGGCTTTCTCCCTGGCGGTATATGTTCGACCATGCACGAGCCTATTTAGCGAGCGTCACTGGCATCGATCATCAGCACTTGCCAGATCAGGAAGGCGATCGTTGCATGCTCTGCCAGGAGCCGATGACGGCGGACGCCGCGGGGCGGATCCAATCCTTCAATGACTTCGTAACGGGCGCCGCAAATAAGGCGGCGCAAGTCGCATCTATTGCCCATGAAGAGGCCCTGCGCCAAATCAAAGGACTCACCATTGCGACCGGGGAGGCGGTTGAGGCGGCTCTCGGAGAGTTTGGCGATCTGTCCGCCGCACGCAAGGCGATGGTGGCCCTGATCTCGGCATATTATGTCGAGGCAGGTAAAAGGCGTGATGCAATTGTCGTTGCGGCTGCGCTGTCCGAGTACGCTGCGTTCCCGCAACTTGCGGCGCCAGTTGCATCGAAACTCCGAACGGAGGCGGAGGCGCTAGAGGCCGAAGCGCTGACGGACGACAAGGCAGCGGCCGACGACGGGAACCGCGCTACCGATCGAGCTCGTCGCGATACACTCAAGGATCGGAAAAAACTGGGCGACGATCTCACCATCGTTCTCGCGCGCTTGGCGAATCTCGAAGAGCGGCGCAAGCTTCTCTCATGCTGCGATGCTGTCGAAACAGGCTCGGTGTCACGGCAGATGACGTCGCTTCGACGAAGCCTCGTCATGCAGGATCTCGAAAAGCGCGTCGTCGCCGAGATTGAGACTCTGGCGTTAACGCACATCCCGTTCGCAGTTAATGATCGTAGTCAAGATGGGCAGAGCTATTTCGAGGTCGGGCTCAACGCGGCAAAAGCGATCTCAAACAGCAAGGTCTTAAGCGAAGGAGAGCAGCGCGCGCTTGCCCTGGCCTGTTTCTTAGCCGAGGTCGGAGGAGACACATCGCGTCAAGGCATGATCATCGACGACCCCGTGTCATCTCTCGACCATGTTCGGATCAGGCGGGTCGCGGCAAGGCTCGTAAAAGAAGCGGCCACAGGACGTCAGATTATTATTTTCACCCATAATCTTCTGTTCTTCAACGAGGTGGTTGACGCAGCTGCGCAGGCCAATCCGCCGATTCCCCTTGTTCGAAACTACATCAACAAGTCCGAATCTGCCGGTTTTGGCTTGATTAGCGAAACTGACGAGCCGTGGATCGCACAGTCTGTCACGAAGCGCATCGAGACTCTCAAGACGCGCCTGAAGAGCTTCGACGGCGCCACTGATTTCACCACCGATGCTTGGCGAAGGTCAGCGAAGGATTTCTACAGCGATCTTCGGGAAACCTGGGAGAGGCTCGTTGAAGAAATCCTGCTCGGTAAAGTCGTCGAGCGATTTAACAGCGATGTCAAGACACAGAGCCTGAAGGGTGTGGTGGTCGAGGACGAAGACCACAAGCGAATCTATTGGGCCATGAAGCGAGTTTCGGAGCGTTCTGGACATGACATGGCGTCCGCCAAGGCCATTCCAGTTCCAACACCAAACGATATGAAGAGCGATCTTGATGGAATTGACCAATATCGTATCGACACCACCAAACGAAAAAAGGATGCCGAAAAGCGCCGGATTGAATTCGAACAGCCTCCCAAGGCGACTGTACTCTAGCCTAATGACTATTGTCGTGTATTACTGGCCCTCACTGGCTTCATCCTGCTGCGCATGCCGGTGTCCGCCTGCCGCGGGCGAAGCCGACGTGACGAGGAAGTATCGCGAGGGCGCCAAGCCATCAATGGCTGTGCGCTCGCTCTTCATCTTGGATTTCAGCGCCGAGAAGCCTGACCGCTGGTAGTGCTTCGCCTGCACAATGTCGCCGCCGGCAAGGGCATGTCGACCATCCATCGCGTCGTCCGGTCCCTCGGGAAAGGCCTCGAAACGCTTGTCGATCTCGCGACCTACGAGGTCGCGGGCCAAATCCTCAAACTCGTTATGGGACAAACTCGAGAAATCATAAGCCATGCGCCCAGATTGAGTGCCCATTTGGTGGGCAGACAAGCAACCGGGGGCACAATTGCGTCGTGCCTCTCCATTACCAACAAAAAGATAAACGCGCTTTCCAGGCGATGCGGTCGGATGATCGTTTCGCGCTTGGCAAAAGCGAACGGATTAGTCTATGGCTCTCGGCGGGGGGGCGAGTTATGCGACGGGTGCGAATCCTTCAAGTAGGCGATATTCACTATCCGGATTGGCATCCTTCCTCTAGCAACATCGATGCCAAGGATAGCAAGTTCGCTCCGAAAATAACGCAGAAGCTACGCGCGTCTTCGCTGCGTGCCGTCTTGACGAAGCTTCGGCGGCTGACGACTTCGAAGCCCTTGGATTCGATCGCCTTCATGGGGGATTTCACGAGCCGTGGCGACAAGACTTTCATTGCTTCGGCATTCCAGCATTTCACGTTGCTCTGCCGCGCACAGGGGCGCAGTTCAAAGGCGCTTCCGTTGATATTCGTACCGGGAAATCACGATGTGAACCGTGATGACGCGCGCGAACTTGGACCGACTGAGAAATTCAGCGAAATGGCGAGTTTAGCCGCCCGCTTGGGTTGGCAGACCGTTCCCGTGGACCAACCCGTGCACTTCAGACTTCCGACAGGATCCGCAGGCGCAAACTTCATCCTCGTCAACACAGCGATAGGCAGTTGGGAGCTTCAGAACCTTCCCGCGTTCCTTCGTGATCGTCTCGAGGCACTCGGTCCTTCTACAGAACCTGTAGATCTCGGCTCGCCGGACACCTCGGGACATTCGCCCGCGACACCTCCCAGCGATCCAGACAAGGAGGCGTCCGACGACGAGTATTACGGTCAGATGGACACGCCATACATCTCGCGTGAGATGCTTGCAGGCCTACAGGAATTGCTCCAGCAGCCCGACATGCGTTACGGCATCATGATCGGCCATCACAATCTGCTGCCACAAAAGACTCCGCGCATTACGCCATACGCGGAGATGCTCAACAGCGGATTTGTCAGAACTCAGCTGCTGCAGGGCAACAAGCCTATCGTCTACCTGCATGGACACATACATGCCGATCCGGTCGAGATCGTCAACGATCCAAGGTTTCCGGACGGCAAATTGATCTGCATCTCAGCACCAGAGATACAGTCAGGTTTCAATGAGCTCGTCTTCTTCACGACCGATCAGGGAGAGCTCGTCGGCATCCGACTTATACCCTACCGCACCAATGTCGCCGACGGGACGGTCATGGAAGGCGAACATTGCTTCATCTCGACTATGTCCAACGGCAAGGCCTTTCTGAACAACGACACGTTTGACCTGATGCGCCGACTGCGCGACCATGCCACCAGGCGCGGGAATGGGTTACTCTTCTGGGACGAGATCACTGAGATTGCCGCCTCCGCCGAGCTCGGG
Protein-coding sequences here:
- a CDS encoding DUF3320 domain-containing protein; protein product: METSSETGDAAGISAAPVIEVVADIAASFTYASFQNAIPVIRSIALNNPTQQGFEKCTLELTSNPPFLRAKSWTIDRIVAGDRLPLSDRKIDLDAGYLAGLNEAERGEITLRLTSGGAVLAEQRVAVRLLARDEWGGVVDMAQLLAAFVMPNDPAIAGLLRSAAELLAAHGHPSSLDGYQSGNPQRAFMLAAAIYSAIAGLSLHYAEPPASFESRGQKIRRPSIITAEKLATCLDTSLLFASALEATGLHPVVLMFQGHAAVGVWMTQRTLANAIEPDAMEVRKALASRELIVFETTGVTHRPAMTLEAAQHAIEQRLDETQVATFVAAIDIRRSRSGGITPLASHEPTRRSVDAEAATEIALPLPAAPAVVALPVEIVEVKPTTAAGRIDRWQKKLLDLTLRNRLLNFPDSKKTIPFLCTDVGYLEDRLMAGASIRLISLPEQNPLGERDAVLYREVHGRDLQRGFAAEALLRDELPSTLDGRQLESRLIDLYRQVRNDFAEGGANTLFLAVGFLRWKKKAEDERSYRAPLLLVPVKIERRSATSHFTLRFHEDEPRFNATLLQFLERDFELKLPQFSGELPEDESGVDVPRLLGLMRQAVRDVPGMEVVDETALSTFSFAKFLMWKDLVERTDALRENRVVRHLIDTPEIAFEGNGASFRDERELDRHYAPSDMVLLLPADSSQTAASLAAAEGRDFVIIGPPGTGKSQTIANMIANCLSVGKTVLFVAEKTAALDVVYRRLREHGLGAHCLELHSSKADRRNFLTQLRISWESGVRVDAAEWIAINERLRVRRDELNAYVEALHRHHVNGLTPYLALGIALKNKRQHAPRLSWPSRDSHDEANRLALEHIAAETGLAFQSVEMRSVLRLIDVTEWTSGWQDNLLEGAKTLKNASEVLATALDAFLVSIGLRAKGDASKAELEALRKLAAALQDSAGYDVSIVFDRDFAQLRGALATLNEAIGDYRKSRKDLSARYDEAAVARIRVEDIEQQWQQAASAFWPNSQLGKRKVQKLLQGYVTEGVADPQHDLLLLRLMQDRRATVEANILSGKPIGFAALDTDTHRIDQILSMAERLRQTLRLPGLGTEDFKALLQATAPSLRSGAADSTMRYGAARFLAASAAFEAAKTQFAIPAGKTPSWAEHDNPLTELTTAMGDLLDARHLLRDWTSWCGIRRRAVSHNLGALVDDIEAGLVRPAEAQSAFRLAYVRWWLPATLDADPVLRNFRRFQHEHAIEDFREIDDLVRAQASLRVISAIAHGLPAVQGVPRNSELGLLRHQMELQRPSRSIREMIGAMPTSFAKLAPCMLMSPLSIAQYLPPDQALFDVVIFDEASQITTWDAVGAIARAHQTIIVGDPKQLPPTNFFGRNEEDEEVVEHEKDLESILDEAKAAGIPVRDLRWHYRSRNESLIAFSNHHYYQNRLITFPSPTVEDRAVQLRKITTGIYDRGKSRTNRIEAQAVTDEAVSRMRRWLALPEKDRPTLGVITFNAQQQSLILDLFDKARQTEPELEWFFADERIEPAIVKNLENVQGDERDIILFSITFSQDNAGKRSMDFGALNRDGGERRLNVAVTRARQELIVFSGFAADQIDPNRTKAIGVQHLKAFLDFAERGAVALPAQERGSVGALESPFEEAVAAELEKRGWTIVPQVGISGFRVDIGIRHPDLAGAYLAGVECDGATYHSSATARDRDKVREQVLRGLGWNIVRVWSTDWWFDLEGCTERLHASLAALLEESRRKQAEQQESEAAIHWDMGHKVDPMDPLPAEDLASAGEPEHPSIKSEPELVAAPLATGERPSASAGILPAAAHSTHDTVPTGGRYRLTDLTGFSTSPDQFYDFVYRGTLRSMVDAVIEQEGPLRDDVLAQRIARAHGWLRTGNKIRERIDLHLREFDRTEESSGSFLWKRGTVVDLLDYRMPFDADARRSIADIPIAELAAVVVANEDILEQSDPALDLARLLGVERLAAISRSRLDEAIDRAQRNLAST
- a CDS encoding AAA family ATPase, whose amino-acid sequence is MAEVGLLEWADKQPDWIRDALRRHAARPGFNLEQEDKAGVTARVRHVGGFTADLPECSPLSAEHLRANSSNEPRAVLCSLGPVKHLNRLAEEQQLRFATDGITIIYGDNGSGKSGYCRIAKKLCRSLTADDLLGNVFEIGTKPPAEVLVRFLEEGATEPTPITWKDGTLPPASIARISVFDSANARLYVDKQNRIGFLPAAIALLESHGRHRTELEADFREEIKAIEKNLKTPLPSGYTAAGAVVKLLARLEIKSKDVMPSAAEIKNLAALSEQDMADLAGLEQALASDPSTMATKRRRAKAALEKLLTASEQIDAALSAAALEIYRNLYATADSTAQAAQLAASGAFATMPLSGVGLSPWRYMFDHARAYLASVTGIDHQHLPDQEGDRCMLCQEPMTADAAGRIQSFNDFVTGAANKAAQVASIAHEEALRQIKGLTIATGEAVEAALGEFGDLSAARKAMVALISAYYVEAGKRRDAIVVAAALSEYAAFPQLAAPVASKLRTEAEALEAEALTDDKAAADDGNRATDRARRDTLKDRKKLGDDLTIVLARLANLEERRKLLSCCDAVETGSVSRQMTSLRRSLVMQDLEKRVVAEIETLALTHIPFAVNDRSQDGQSYFEVGLNAAKAISNSKVLSEGEQRALALACFLAEVGGDTSRQGMIIDDPVSSLDHVRIRRVAARLVKEAATGRQIIIFTHNLLFFNEVVDAAAQANPPIPLVRNYINKSESAGFGLISETDEPWIAQSVTKRIETLKTRLKSFDGATDFTTDAWRRSAKDFYSDLRETWERLVEEILLGKVVERFNSDVKTQSLKGVVVEDEDHKRIYWAMKRVSERSGHDMASAKAIPVPTPNDMKSDLDGIDQYRIDTTKRKKDAEKRRIEFEQPPKATVL
- a CDS encoding metallophosphoesterase; the encoded protein is MPLHYQQKDKRAFQAMRSDDRFALGKSERISLWLSAGGRVMRRVRILQVGDIHYPDWHPSSSNIDAKDSKFAPKITQKLRASSLRAVLTKLRRLTTSKPLDSIAFMGDFTSRGDKTFIASAFQHFTLLCRAQGRSSKALPLIFVPGNHDVNRDDARELGPTEKFSEMASLAARLGWQTVPVDQPVHFRLPTGSAGANFILVNTAIGSWELQNLPAFLRDRLEALGPSTEPVDLGSPDTSGHSPATPPSDPDKEASDDEYYGQMDTPYISREMLAGLQELLQQPDMRYGIMIGHHNLLPQKTPRITPYAEMLNSGFVRTQLLQGNKPIVYLHGHIHADPVEIVNDPRFPDGKLICISAPEIQSGFNELVFFTTDQGELVGIRLIPYRTNVADGTVMEGEHCFISTMSNGKAFLNNDTFDLMRRLRDHATRRGNGLLFWDEITEIAASAELGLDLEDSLLMLQAARFVEIDGLTKANSAWRIKVRDE